CTAAACCTCTCTTTGATCTTCCCTAAACCTCTGACGAAAGTGTAATCGACAAAGTAACGGGTAGATTTGTGCCATTAGAGAGTTCGTGAAGTTTTTGGTCGATTTTCTCTAAACCTCTCTTTGATTTTCCCTAAATCTCTCTTTGATTTTCTCTAAACCTCTCACGAAAGTGTAATCGACAAAGTAACGAGTAGATTTGGCAAGTGTATTCGACAAAGTAACGGTAGATTTGTGCCAGTTGCAGTTCGTGAAGTGTTTGGTCGTTTTTCTTTGGATCTTGTCTGAAATTGTGTCTACAAGTAAGTGATTATCCACTCGATTTCGCGTAGTCTTGATGTATTGTTGTctgttttctttactttttcataCATATTTTGCCTATTTTGCCTATTTCGTTTAACGTTTCGCCATAGTTTCCGATTGAGTTTCCGATTAGGGGTCTAATACTTTTCAACTAGAATTTTCACTTAATGAATGTATTATTATGAAGCTTTTTACCTTATTCATGCATGAAATTTAGGctttttggtaaaattaagGTTCTAAGTATTAGGGTTTCTGGTATTGTTAAATGGTGGGGTATTTTATAATTGGCAGcctttataatttgtttaagtaTATTGTGTGGGATGCCTATTGTATGTTGTTGAGTAATACATCTACTATCCTAAGTACCAATTGTTGCTTATGTTTTggttttattatatatgtttcgATTTTGTTGCTTGCATTGTACAATATACTGATtattattgtggttataggttgACAGTATGACTAGTAAGTACCTCAATTTAAGGTTCAAATTTGGGGGTATGTTGGTGAGTGAGGTAGGTCCAGTATATGTTGGGGGTAGGACTGCATATGTAGACAATGTGGATGAAGATCATTTATCAATTCCTGAACTTGCAGATTATGCTAAGTCTTTTGGGATTAGTAAGTTAGGAAAAACATATGCAGCTCCATCTCTAGGGGGTGATTTGGTggaattgaaaaatgacatgGACATTTGTAGCATGGCATTATTTATGCATGATGGGGACACAATAGATATTTATGTGTGTGATAACACTATTCTGGATGATGTGGGTCCCAGTGAAGGTCAAATTAGTCAATCTTTAAGTCAAGTGGTTGAGTCTTTTAATTCACATGGGGAATCTCTAACTGCACAACCAAAAAAATCAGATCTAGGTTTAGGTTCCTCTTCTTCCTTTCCAGCTACTGAAAGACTTGAAAATGATGGGATTGCAAGGGTCGAACAAGAATGCCAACAAGAAAGTGATGATGATTATTCTTCAATAGATTGGACTGATACTGAAGAAGAAGTTGAACCAACTATCCAACAAGGAACTGAACCTTCTATTCAACAAGAAGTTGAGCCAATTACCCAAGAAAATGCAGAGGAAGACATAGACAGTGATTCTGTCTGTTCTGACCAGTCTATTGACTATGGTAGTGATGTGCATGAGGAGTTGAGAATTGTTAAGGAAGATGTGAGAAAACTTAGAGAAAGTAGgaggagaaagaagaaggaaaaaccaAAAGGTTTTTTAGGTGAAGTTGGATTTGATGAAGGGTATGAGGAtattgaaaaagggaaaaagaatttCAAGGGTAAGCTAACAGAGGATGAGCCATACTATGACAGTTCTGACTGTGATAGTTTTCAAAGTGATGAAGAAGAACCTGTTTCTGATGATGAACTTGAAGGAGGGAGTTTAAGGGGGAGAAAGAAGAGTAATAGGGTGGTATATGATTCTTCTTGTGATATTGTAATATGGCAGtgtggtttgatatttgaaagtgTAAAGCAATTTAGAGAGGCAGTTACAAAATATGCTATAAAAAAAGGAGTTGAGTTAGATAAGTATGTGAATGAGAGTACTAGAGTGAGAGTGAAGTGTAAAAGTGGTTGTCCATGGCTGTTGTATGCAAGCAAGGAAGGAAGGAGTGAGAACTTTACTATCAAGACATACAATCCAAGGCACAAATGTACCAGGACCACCAATAATATTTTGTGTAATTCAAAGTTCTTATGCAAGTATCTGAAAGATAGGATTATTTCTCAACCTAGTATAAAAGGGTGGGAGATACAAGAATTGGTGAGGAAAGAGTTGAATGTTCATGTAGGCAAGGCAGTTTgtttaaaaacaagaaaaattattttaaaggaaattatgGGAGATCATGTGGCAGAATTTAACAGAATCCTAGACTACAAGGATATGTTACTCCAAACAAATCCTGGTAGCACTTGTGTTGTGAAGCTTAAAGATTCAGAATCAGGAAATGGGATGAAACAATTTCactctttttatatttgttttgatgctatgaaaaagggttttcaacaa
This window of the Solanum pennellii chromosome 2, SPENNV200 genome carries:
- the LOC114076081 gene encoding uncharacterized protein LOC114076081, yielding MTSKYLNLRFKFGGMLVSEVGPVYVGGRTAYVDNVDEDHLSIPELADYAKSFGISKLGKTYAAPSLGGDLVELKNDMDICSMALFMHDGDTIDIYVCDNTILDDVGPSEGQISQSLSQVVESFNSHGESLTAQPKKSDLGLGSSSSFPATERLENDGIARVEQECQQESDDDYSSIDWTDTEEEVEPTIQQGTEPSIQQEVEPITQENAEEDIDSDSVCSDQSIDYGSDVHEELRIVKEDVRKLRESRRRKKKEKPKGFLGEVGFDEGYEDIEKGKKNFKGKLTEDEPYYDSSDCDSFQSDEEEPVSDDELEGGSLRGRKKSNRVVYDSSCDIVIWQCGLIFESVKQFREAVTKYAIKKGVELDKYVNESTRVRVKCKSGCPWLLYASKEGRSENFTIKTYNPRHKCTRTTNNILCNSKFLCKYLKDRIISQPSIKGWEIQELVRKELNVHVGKAVCLKTRKIILKEIMGDHVAEFNRILDYKDMLLQTNPGSTCVVKLKDSESGNGMKQFHSFYICFDAMKKGFQQGCRRCIGLDGCFLKGICRGQLLVAVAKDANNQMYPIAWAVIDTESKLTWKWFMTILKDDLNLGNGSQLTIISDMQKGLIAAVDELFPECEHRMCARHILANWSQNFRGLERRKKFWACARSTFEAQFKYNINALSKLGIGIVESLIKYNKETWCKAFIQTFSKCDSIDNNMAESFNSWILGPRNKTIVTMLEEIRVKVMSRVSKSRAFAETWTDGISPMAMMVFNTNVTRSMQCNIEWNGDVGFEVLEGVYKHTVNLGQQKCSCRSWELKGIPCAHGIAAMNHLNMDASQAISSWYRKDTYMKTYSHFIQPVPNMEMWPESRNPMVEPPEARQMPGRPPKNRRREIGEVRKAGKLPRMGTVMTCSLCKGPNHNKRNCPKNPKTKSTPTPTQESTTGKKRGRGHYERTSTSKTGTRRGAGSGYKKRPKVVGQGVFVADTGYTCINQGLSSRRRVNTGVVSSAHVTGDIGFKPTKGLKWKGKQAMTQRQLQVESVVRRIQTRSKADGIQTRSQAKGKSLSKKTS